One window of Papaver somniferum cultivar HN1 chromosome 9, ASM357369v1, whole genome shotgun sequence genomic DNA carries:
- the LOC113309646 gene encoding vesicle transport protein GOT1-like: MLSFEMNDRKKIGLGLTGFGILFSFLGIVFFFDKGLLAMGNILFLSGLMLTIGLKSTMQFFMKRQNYKGTISFGIGFFLVLIGWPLMGMILEAYGFIVLFSGFWPTLAVFLQRIPILGWIFQQPFVMSFMDKYRGKRVPV, encoded by the exons ATGCTTTCGTTCGAGATGAATGACAGGAAAA AAATAGGGCTTGGATTGACAGGGTTCGGCATACTTTTCTCATTTTTGGGAATTGTTTTCTTCTTTGACAAAGGGCTTCTTGCGATGGGAAAT ATCCTCTTCTTATCAGGCTTGATGTTGACCATTGGACTGAAATCAACAATGCAGTTTTTCATGAAACGCCAGAATTATAAG GGGACAATCTCTTTTGGCATTGGTTTCTTTTTGGTCCTCATTGGATGGCCTCTCATGGGCATGATCTTGGAGGCATATGGTTTCATTGTGCTTTTCAG TGGGTTTTGGCCTACATTGGCGGTGTTTCTGCAGAGAATTCCCATCCTTGGTTGGATCTTTCAACAGCCTTTTGTCATGTCG TTCATGGATAAGTACAGAGGTAAAAGGGTGCCAGTCTGA